The sequence below is a genomic window from Salminus brasiliensis chromosome 6, fSalBra1.hap2, whole genome shotgun sequence.
aagcaattttcaacatctagtagaaagagacagttactccaacagaagcaggaaaacctattttaataccctagatttCAGAAATTAACgctgaacgagcaggtgtcccaatactttagtccattgtTGAACCTTTTGAAAGGCGCCACTGTAAAAGCAGATGATCAACGTTATtgatttcagtggttttaatgttatggctgattgtaaAGCTTCTGGAGATCATGATcaaatggtaactttatatcTAGGTGGATTTTGTGTGTTCAGAGTCTAGAACAATGTCTAGAACAGATATAGAGGTACTTCTAGCTACTTCTGGgggacaaacgtggttcttAGCGCTACTGTGTGCAGAACCTGAGGGTGGGGAACTCAgtcctcagtgtaaatggagaacCTCACTAGTCCCTGAACTCCTTTCTAgataaccctgttattttcgCTCTCTGTCGCCATGGAGACACTGAACATGTTTCCCTTTAAACTGTAAGAGAACGTAGGTGGAACCCAGGTCACAATCTAGAACGGTAGAACGAACGTTGAGCCTCAGTCGTTTACCGACCCCCACAGCGCTCAGctgctctttctgctcctctgagaacttttcagctttttcgACGAGACCAactcctgcttcttctgcagCAACTACATCTCTACAACAGCTGCATTTTGGACGAGCTCcactccttcttcttcctctagAACCACCTCAACAACTtcgacgaggacccctccacctgcTTCAACGAGGACCCTCCACCTGCTTCGACGAGGACCCTCCACCTCCTtcgacgaggacccctccacctgcttcaacgaggacccctccacctcctttaacgaggacccctccacctgcttcaacgaggacccctccacctcctttaacgaggacccctccacctccttcgacgaggacccctccacctccttcaacgaggaccctccacctccttctaGAAGAGCGACTTCAGCTGTTTCCACGATGCGCGGCGTCTTCGCTCTTCGCCCCCCGGCGGTGGAGCTCCGTTTGCGCCCCCTCCTGTTCGCAGCTGGGGTCGCAGCTGCCACTGCCGGAGCTTATTATGTCCTCTCTGCCCGCAGGTCCCGAGATCGACAGCGGACACCGAGGACCGTCGATGCCGCTGTCCAGACCGCAGCAGAAGGTAGCTAGAGCTCTTTAAAGCGTTAAAGCCGAAAGATAGACTCATGTAAAAATGTGCTCActagctgtgtttgtgtatttgagtgttggagaagctaagcagcgaaacagaggtctgtctgaagctagctagctaagttagctagggTACTTATCTAGGTTAGCTAGGTTTACAAGATGGAGGATGTgactcacactgtcctgtattcaagataggaggggtgtcttcactgtttctctttttcagacCCAGCAATTCATCTGGTCATCACTGCGGAGGACGGACAGCTTACCCTCAGCCCTCCGTTTGGATCGGTGATTCCGTaccgggtaagagaaatgatgcAGTTGGTTTAACTGGAATTTGGGAGGTTCTAGATACTTTATACTGCAGAGATGATTTAATAGGATGCAGATCATTGCAGTCTTTCTGCCGTGTCTCATTGCAGTGTCCCAGGCgctttctggagcagctgaTCCTGGATCATTGCCCCAAGGATGTGCTCAGTTCCATCTGGACCCTTAGGTTCTCCTACCGGCGGTGGTACATCCGGGACAACCAGGTATGCACTTCCTCCTGTGGGGAAGAACCCTCATTTAGTACGGTTACTCGTGTCTGTATGGTTCCTATGTGGTAGAGTTAGCACTTCTCCTACAGACTGTGGCTCAACCCACACCAGCAGGTATGGACTCCTTTGGTATAGTTACTCGTATCTGGAGCTTTGCGTcttacttgtgtgtgtttttttattctgcagaagatctgtgtgCGCCGACACCACGTGCTCCTGATGCGGGGGGACGTGACCCAGTCGTGGTGGATCCTCACCAACGACTTCTTCAGCCTTCTTCTACCTTCTGAGGAGGTAGATAAACTCTTCCacttccagttgtttctgttactctattattttttatatgtaattaattattcttCACGTGATTCATATGAACCCTCTAACCTCTCTCTTACAGGCCCCCATCTGGTTCGCATCGGCAGCACAGGTGACCTTTGCTGAGGTAAGACGTCTCAGCCACGTTCTCCTAAGTCTAGCTTCCTCATGGCCTTTGACTCACATGGTAATGTCTTGTGTCTTTGTAGCGCATCGAAGGTCACCTGCACCGTGTAGCGTCCGGCCGCTTCACCAAGCGCTCCACCCCCAAAACATCTGGAGACTTTCAGGTAACTTTAGCACGTTCTAGTCAGAACTGATCTGCATGTTCTTGTAGAACGTACCTCAGAAAGCCAACACGCTACACTTCTCCCCAGCGTGAGATGTgatgtatagagtgtgtgttgtttgttttacaggtgcTCCACACGTATCAGGACCTGGTCATCGGCGATGACGGGTGGACCTCCTTTGCCAACTCATGGCCTGAGGACACCACCTGCCAGCCAGAGCCTCAGCAGGAGTCCAGCGCTTCTGACTGGCCTCAGCCCGGACCAGCTCCTGAGGTAAAACTAATCACACTAGTGTTATGAGACGTCGTCGTACCGTTTCCAATTCTGTTCAGCATTAATTAAAGTGGAATATTTGGTCTTACAGGCGACTGGAGGCAGCGCTGCAGCGAGGGAGGTGCCCGCTTTGCAGTAAGTGTCACGGCCGCTtaagttctgtacactgtaaacagaattgaggtgtttgtgttgattctgaAATGGGAGATTTGCTCCTTTTCCACAGTGCCTTCTCAACCATTCAGGGGATCAGGAACTTCCCCCTGAAGCTGAATGCCCTGCGTCTGGCCTTCACTGTAAGTGGCAACCCATGAAAGTACTTTTTCACATCTCAAGGTCTTCAGTTGTGTCTTGTGTTCTTCCTTCTCTAACATCCCGTTCTTCATTCCTGTAGTTCCTGCTGAGCGACGCGGAGCGCAGAGAGTACGTCTGTGAGGCCGGCAAGGCAGTTCTCGGTGACCTGGCCGATCTCAACGACAGGGTAACTACATGACCACGATCTAAAACCCCTGAAACACTTAAAACActgtgatgaaaatgaatgaatgtgatttTAAACATTTCTCTATTCTTCCTGCAGAATCTGGTCGTCTTCCTGCTGGCATACGACCGACTGCTTGCGTTGGCTCAGGATCCTTCTTGCCATCAAGGAATTGAAGAGGAGCTGGCGCAGATTGGGGTGAGTTTCATCAACCAGGCTTGAGTGAAAACCTTTGTACCTCGTAGAAAAATTGATGGTTCTTCTGACCCTGGTGTTTCCTCCTACTCTCAGATTCAGCACTTCAACTTCATAGACATCGTCTAtgaggtggtgatccttggtcttcaggctggagggagacctCCGATCTGTCCGGTAAGAGACGTTTTCAGTTCTTGCGTGTGTTGTGTTCTAGATATTAGAGCCTACACAGAACTAAGCAGCCTTTCTCACATCTGTACCACttctcacactgttgcagacggcTGGGGGATTTCTGGATCATCTCATGGCCATGATATCCTCTTTCTCTGCTACCAGCGAGCAGAGCAGTGCCGGGGCTCAGCAGTACCAGCTCCTGGTCCAGGTAACCCTCAGAATTCTTtacaaaacagaagagagaacCTCACAGCTTCTCCTCCAGACATTCAGAGCAGACATGGTGTAGATTTAAGGGTTTTGTTTGCCTCCTTTGACAACAGCCTCTTCTTCTGATTGCTTTCAGAACGCACTGATGCGCTTCCTGGGGGCCATCTTtgctctggaggagtctgtgtaCGAGGACCCTGTATCTGTGGCCGCAGCCGTGTGGGAGTTGGTCGGGAGCCACGTCAACCAGCTCCTGGACAGCCTGGAGGCTTTGGAATAAGtcatcattttcttttattttctttaacccCTCCCTACCTTCCCTATTAATTCTATTATACTTTTGTTAATTATTTCAAATTCatttacagctcatttaacCCCCACTCTAAGACTTCCCCCTATTTAATATAGTTTTActatattaattttaaaatatctgaggatttttttgtatggttattattaatgtttaattaatataagtatatttattaattaataaattctctAGTATGTTGTAATATAGGTTGTGTTTGTGCTTTTATTAAATAAGGTGAGGATCTTTTCTATTAATTTTCTGtaattcagtgttatttgtagttgaatttgtccattttgtgttttaaaacttttgcagtgcctctccactctttttctgtttctttgcaggtgCCCTGACTCTACTGGACTGACTGGGGTCCAGCACATCCCCCCAAACAATACTGtgagtcatttatttaattcatttccttctatatttgttctatttatttgtcaggaTTAGATGTCTGTGTCTGTAGACTGTTAATTTCAGTCCCTCTGACCCCActtttctgtttccttcctcTATATGACGTGTGTCTGCGTTATGGAGcctcaatcagtcagtccaggaaTGAATGGCCTTCAcaatctgtttattgtcagcattagagaactctgtgtagatgaGAAGGTCAAATACAGtacatctaaccccacatttttttcttttaattttctgtttctgtacatcggtgtgatggagcctcaacactgcagatgaCTCTGGTCGAGGTTACAGGAAGGTTTTGGGATCACCACTTATTTCACCATCTGTTAGCTCAGGCCAGTAAGTCCAGTAGTGCGttgactctgctggactgactggcctccaccccacccacccGTAAGTAAACAATCCATTGtagtatctgtttattgtcagtataaGAGAACTGTGTCTAGATGATGCAATCTATTACAGCCCATCTAACCCTATATCTCTGTTTCCCTCCTCTTTATGATGTGTGTCTGCTTTATGGAGCCTCAATCAGTCAGTTCAGTctgactctgctggactgactggcctccaccaatCCCTCCTCGGAGCCTCAGGACTGCAGTTGACACTGATCCAGGCTACAGGAAGGTTTTGGGACCACCACTTATTCCACCACCTGTTagctgaggccagtcagtccagtagtgcatCGGCTTTACTGGACGAactggcctccaccccaccttccCGTAAGTAAAAAGTcctatttctgtttattgtcagtattaaagaactgtttgtagAGTAAAAGGCCAAACACAGTACGTCtgaccccacatttctgtttttcccttttctctctgatgGAGCCTCCATACTGGAGTTCTAGGACAGGCAGCTGTGATCTCCATTTTATTCCACATCGTTTAGCTCAatccagtcagtccagtagtgcatcgactctgctggactgactggcttCCACCACACCCTCTTGTAAGTGAACGATTAATTtcagtatctgtttattgtcggtattagagaactctgtgtagatgaGAAGATcaaatacagtccatctaaccccacatttctgtttccttcctctgtatgatgtgtgtctgcattatggagcctcagtcagtcagttcaaTCCGACTCTGCTAGACTGACTGGCCTTCACCACATCCTCCTGTAAGTAACTGATTAATTTCTGTAAGTTCATTTTTGTATTAGAGCACTCTGTTTAGAAGAGAAGGTTAAATACAGTCCACCTGACCgcacacttttttattttacttttctatctctgtacatcTGTGTGATGCAAAGTCAGCGTCTTTTATTGCACTGTTTAACTCTCGTCTGGATTGGTCTGTTGTGGACACGGAGCTGTTTGTCCGCCATTTTGGCTGTCATtgagtgctcacctgttccggTTTGCCTTGGTGGCGTCCCGGGCGCTCCCCCTGGTGCTGAATCTGTGAGCGCTTCTCTGGACAGGCGGCATACCTTTCCCACGGGGGTCATCCTCTGTGTAATCATTTTAACGACCCCTCCTCAAGTCTGTGTGTCTTCCACCCCTGTGGCCGTTCCTgtcctttcctcttttctttccgTGCACCCTGATCATTGTTTTGTTGATTATTCACTCACAGGGCTTTCTCTGGGCTTTTGGGTCGGGGTCCTGTACCCTCTGTCCTCTTCCTATGTCTCTAGGAACCTTCAGTCTGCTTTCTCTAAACCTCACGTTGTTACTGCACTCATCGACCATGAGGTGAATAAAGGTCATTTGATTGGCCCTTTTAAGTCCCCTCCGTTTGCTCCTTTTCAGGTTCCTTCCTTAGGCGTGGCTACTTGCAGATATTCATGGAAGAACCGTTTGGTTTTTGATAGGTCCTCGCCTCATTCTGATTCTGCTCAAACCTTTTTCCTTGTTCTATGCTTCTGTGGATGATGCTATCAGGCTCATTAAGGTGAAgttggccattttggatccaactttagctttttcaatgggaagagggtcatgtgacacatcaaacgtATCGAGAATTTCACatgaaaaacaatggtgtgcttggttttaacgtaactttattctttcatgagttatttacaagcttcTCTTTGTTTACAGCCATTGACATGTCGCAGAGGTTAACACGTGAGGAGCGGATAGAAATTGTGTTGATGTCTGGTGAACACAGTACCCGGGTCATTGTAAAAGATTTCAATGCAAGACACCCTACGAGACCACCCATCTCCCACAGTTAGCAAACTGCTTGCCAAGGTTCAGCAAGAGCCCACAGCGTAGCACTCGCCGCATGTCACTGTAGAGTGGCATCAGTCGAACATCCCTTTGGCGGATAATACCAGCGACAAGCTGCGAGTTGTGGATGTTCCTTCATTCGAAGCAGTCCTGAGTTACTGATGCCATTTTTGACGAGCCACTGCAGACAATTTAAGATCATTAGCGGAGGATCTTTCAGGGTCAGGCGCCAAAAGACTACCTCCTATTTGGTCTGGAGGGAGTAAAGGATGGCTCACCTCCTTTTGGGCCACACCGCTGGAGACAGAGCACAGTCGTTCGGAGTGTCCGAGAGAACAGTTGCTACTGGACTGTGTTGCTCTGCCTGAAAGTTGGGGATAGAAGCTGTTGTCTTGCTGTACATCGTCATGCCAGTTGAGGAAGATTTGTGGGGTTTTGATGTTGGGCCATAAACTGACTAGAGCTCTTAGACCTTATTTGCTTAGGTTTAGATTCGAGCCCACACGTACACATATATGATGACCTCAAATAGGGTGACTTGTTCGAATTGTGTCATTTCTGACACAACAGCCGTTTTGCAGGAGGTTTAAAAGGCagaatatttttttctgtttcacaTGCACAGATTTAAAGTCCTTATGAAGCTTTCATTGCAGTGAAGGTAGTGAATGATCAGCTATTTACCCAACTCTTTACCCAACAAAGTGGATGGACAACTTCTCCTCAACGGGGAGATTTTTAACAAGATTTTTGCATGGTCAGACGatctcagtggtagagcgcatgctttgcatgtatgaggtcctgggttcaatccccagcatctccactgaatttgtgttttagactgaagctcattattggaagcatgctgaagtgaatcaaaaccacaacaaactgttcattaaaaaggcatttgcagctggaggaacttgcttgatttgcatgttctgagacagtatcagaagaatgttgaggatgggagtacatgcaaattcttgtactgaagcagaggtcacaccaacgtttgctaaaaggtcAAAAAGAATTtgattcattgagtcagccaagaattgtcaggtgaccagttgaggcatagagtcatgggactagctGGGTTGACGAGCTGGCACGGTGGCCAAGCGGTAAGGCGTCGGTCTCGTAAActgaagatcatgggttcgaccccagtctgtgccttctttcttggaagattctgcccaatgtcactttgctggtagcttttgcattccccatcatatatgattttccagcttactatgttaaaatgctgactatgcaggattttaactctgccctaattgtaagtttaaagctttggcttgtcccatgggcacattgtcgacaacctacagcaagttggggatgtagctcagtggtagagcgcatgctttgcatgtatgaggtcctgggttcaatccccagcatctccactgaatttgtcttttagactgaagctcattattggaagcatgctgaagtgaatcaaaaccacaacaaaaactgttcattaaaaaggcatttgcagctggaggaacttgcttgatttgcatgttctgagacagtaacaGAAGAATGTTTATTGCGGTGCTTTGGATAATCGCTCCTCTTtttttgtccagtgcttccaggCCAATACAACAGCAAGATTATGGGCTCGATGGCCAAGTAGCAAGGAGTTGGTCTTTTGCCTCTGTCAAGCATGCTCTCAGTTTTTTTGTAGTTGTTCATGTTAAGAACAGAGTTGAGCATATACTGATCATTAGAGACCTGAAGGAAAACTGATTGACTGCAAGTGTTACTGACCTCCCAGCAATGTGGCCAATATGTGGGTGTGTGAAGGGATATGTCTGCTGACTCTTGCACTATTATCTGTCAAAGATGGTGATATGACTTGATGTCTTTTTGCCCATGCTGTTTAGAGATAAAGGtctcattacatttacattcacggcatttagctgacgctcttatccagagcgacttacaaggtcactcgtattacagagttgggccaatgtagtgttaggagt
It includes:
- the LOC140557058 gene encoding uncharacterized protein, with amino-acid sequence MRGVFALRPPAVELRLRPLLFAAGVAAATAGAYYVLSARRSRDRQRTPRTVDAAVQTAAEDPAIHLVITAEDGQLTLSPPFGSVIPYRCPRRFLEQLILDHCPKDVLSSIWTLRFSYRRWYIRDNQKICVRRHHVLLMRGDVTQSWWILTNDFFSLLLPSEEAPIWFASAAQVTFAERIEGHLHRVASGRFTKRSTPKTSGDFQVLHTYQDLVIGDDGWTSFANSWPEDTTCQPEPQQESSASDWPQPGPAPEATGGSAAAREVPALHAFSTIQGIRNFPLKLNALRLAFTFLLSDAERREYVCEAGKAVLGDLADLNDRNLVVFLLAYDRLLALAQDPSCHQGIEEELAQIGIQHFNFIDIVYEVVILGLQAGGRPPICPTAGGFLDHLMAMISSFSATSEQSSAGAQQYQLLVQNALMRFLGAIFALEESVYEDPVSVAAAVWELVGSHVNQLLDSLEALE